One Osmerus eperlanus chromosome 24, fOsmEpe2.1, whole genome shotgun sequence DNA window includes the following coding sequences:
- the zar1 gene encoding zygote arrest protein 1: MATYDDEYIDSYFYSSYNPYAYRYTKPKDMGRKQKTYLNYGDTEAYFDTHRAHLKSVLSQINPKLTPRLRRANTHDVGVQVNPKTDASVQCSLGPRTLMARKRDALRKRSQEDPQSPGSPVGGVRYPRSLAVYSPIATRRLASFLEENKRESRGAQTREQKEDVKVNTDDKTSEEKSGPRKKSTKVNGQSIKTDDVEVDQEGSKSKARVRFQFLEQKYGYYHCRECNLRWESAYVWCVQGTNKVYFKQFCRTCQKSFNPYRVEDITCQNCNKARCSCAVTPRHVDPKRPHRQDLCGRCKGKRLSCDSTFSFKYII; this comes from the exons ATGGCTACGTATGACGACGAGTATATCGACAGCTATTTCTATTCATCTTACAACCCATACGCTTACAGGTACACTAAACCGAAAGATATGGGGAGGAAACAAAAAACCTACCTGAACTACGGTGACACAGAGGCCTACTTTGACACCCACCGCGCGCACCTGAAATCTGTCTTGTCACAAATCAATCCCAAACTGACGCCGAGGCTGCGGAGGGCGAATACCCACGACGTCGGGGTGCAGGTGAACCCGAAGACCGACGCCTCGGTGCAGTGTTCCCTAGGACCGAGAACCTTGATGGCCAGAAAGAGAGACGCTTTGCGTAAAAGGAGTCAAGAGGATCCCCAGTCACCCGGTAGCCCCGTCGGCGGGGTTCGCTATCCTCGCTCTCTGGCTGTTTACTCACCGATTGCAACCAGAAGACTTGCCTCCTTTCTCGAGGAAAACAAACGGGAGTCTCGTGGAGCACAGACTAGAGAACAGAAAGAGGATGTAAAGGTAAACACGGACGACAAAACGAGTGAAGAAAAATCTGGACCACGAAAGAAGTCTACAAAGGTGAACGGTCAGTCGATAAAGACTGATGATGTTGAAGTCGACCAGGAAGGATCGAAATCAAAGGCCCGCGTGAGATTTCAG TTTCTGGAGCAGAAGTACGGGTACTATCACTGCCGAGAATGTAACTTACGGTGGGAGAGCGCTTATGTTTGGTGCGTCCAGGGAACAAACAAG GTCTACTTCAAACAGTTCTGTAGAACGTGCCAGAAATCCTTCAACCCTTACCGTGTCGAGGACATAACCTGTCAG AACTGCAATAAGGCGCGCTGTTCGTGCGCAGTGACGCCGCGCCACGTGGACCCCAAACGTCCCCATAGACAGGACCTCTGCGGCAGGTGCAAGGGCAAGCGCCTCTCGTGCGACAGCACATTCAGTTTCAAATACATAATTTAG
- the slc10a4 gene encoding sodium/bile acid cotransporter 4 has translation METRSAEDADNTSRLNEFLNFTMNDTVNRLWNTVSEKVGLRMAEDPVFLTAGTLRTAVDGALMAVPPSEPAHLVVAFWDSPLSHGINVFVGLVLCFTMLGLGCTVEISQIEEHIRRPIGVLLALVCQFVIMPMVAFLLALAFSLDDVAAMAVLLCGCCPGGNLSNIMSLLVNGEMNLSIIMTISSTLLALVLMPLCLWIYSRAWINTPVVNLMPFGAIILTLCSTLIPIGLGVVLRYRNTRVADIVLKVSLWSLLVTLVMLFIMTAAMLGPELLATIPPSVYAVAVLMPMCGYAAGYGLAALFDLPPQSRRTVSLETGCQNVQLCTAILKMAFPPQLMGGMYMFPLLYALFQAAEAGIFILAYRTYRKEVLHKQDPLGDGEDITYKRFQDEDVGFDTSYGAVTVSDPNTIMLDPCPDATPV, from the exons ATGGAGACCCGGAGCGCAGAGGACGCAGATAATACTAGTCGCCTGAACGAATTCTTAAACTTCACGATGAATGACACAGTCAATCGACTTTGGAACACTGTGTCAGAGAAAGTAGGATTACGCATGGCTGAAGACCCAGTGTTTCTAACTGCAGGCACTCTCAGGACTGCCGTGGATGGCGCGCTTATGGCTGTGCCTCCATCTGAGCCCGCGCACCTGGTGGTGGCCTTCTGGGATTCCCCGCTCAGTCACGGGATCAACGTGTTCGTGGGGCTCGTGCTGTGCTTCACCATGCTGGGGCTGGGCTGCACCGTGGAGATAAGCCAGATCGAGGAGCACATACGGAGACCGATTGGGGTGCTGCTGGCGCTCGTGTGCCAGTTCGTCATCATGCCCATGGTCGCCTTTCTGCTCGCGCTGGCGTTCTCCTTGGACGACGTGGCGGCAATGGCCGTGCTGCTGTGCGGGTGCTGTCCCGGGGGAAACCTCTCCAACATCATGTCTCTCCTGGTGAACGGGGAGATGAACCTCAG CATCATCATGACCATCTCGTCCACGCTGCTGGCGCTCGTGCTCATGCCGCTGTGTCTGTGGATCTACAGCCGCGCGTGGATCAACACCCCGGTGGTCAACCTGATGCCGTTCGGGGCGATCATCCTGACCCTATGCAGCACGCTCATCCCTATCGGTCTGGGGGTGGTTCTCCGTTACCGCAACACGCGGGTGGCGGACATTGTTCTGAAG GtgtccctctggtctctcctggtcaCGCTGGTGATGCTGTTCATCATGACGGCCGCCATGTTGGGCCCCGAGCTCCTGGcgaccatccctccctctgtctacgCGGTAGCCGTCCTCATGCCCATGTGTGGATACGCCGCCGGATACGGCCTGGCGGCGCTCTTTGACCTCCCGCCGCAAAGCCGCCGAACCGTTTCCCTGGAGACCGGCTGTCAGAACGTGCAGCTGTGCACCGCCATCCTGAAGATGGCGTTCCCGCCGCAGCTGATGGGCGGCATGTACATGTTCCCGCTGCTCTATGCGCTCTTCCAGGCGGCCGAGGCGGGCATCTTCATCCTGGCCTACCGGACGTACCGGAAGGAGGTCCTGCATAAACAAGACCCGCTGGGCGACGGCGAGGATATAACGTACAAACGGTTCCAAGATGAGGATGTAGGCTTTGACACTTCCTACGGGGCAGTGACCGTCAGCGACCCAAACACCATCATGCTGGACCCGTGTCCGGACGCTACTCCGGTGTAG
- the slain2 gene encoding SLAIN motif-containing protein 2 isoform X1, translated as MEDINSNINADLEVRKLQDLVKKLEQQNEQLRSRSTLLSSSGALSANNRPLSAGYDSPLSAGTGLAGFTGVGFGGTGGYSGILENSRCLSPRLSYDGISFRKAYEAEGASAATSYPGLNSFFTDAEDFMDDAGETSILDEVEILDLEDMDCLNEEEDSWLYEAKVSSPLQKALSPIVWCRQALDNPSPDMESAKRSLRHRLDLTMTANKRRSLYGSPYSAPGGYGSPYSPNPASSPCSSGFPSPSSTPCRGPVVRQTLLFSNAGHQRGAAERNPPALSPQSSVDSELSTSEMDEDSVGSTTTYKLNDVTDVQIMARMQEESLRQDYAATASRRSSGSSCHSLRRSAFSDQELDAHSLEDEEEAHPAFHLPSSSARFSPSPRASPRASPRSRSPARSLDHGHGRGSPQPIISRLQQPRHSLQGHGGDTQTSVVKNEEKLRRSLPNLTRPNPAQQESNNRSCETSLHNGGSPRHQNQSASQLRYHAPPRSSPKTKQQLQSPSALQVSCCFGEEGDFMPSPSKLRIPATPSPLALRQPVKAPSTPGSAPGSAPGSAPGSAPGSGTSTPTRSLAPPRSGLPRPSASTGGGGGGIPLPRSKLAQPVRRSLPAPRTYSGVRDANWKEGCY; from the exons ATGGAGGATATCAACTCAAACATCAACGCGGATTTAGAAGTGCGGAAGCTACAGGACTTGGTAAAGAAACTCGAACAGCAAAATGAACAGCTTCGGAGTAGATCTACTCTCCTGTCTTCATCTGGAGCGTTGTCAGCGAATAACAGACCCCTCAGTGCGGGATACGACTCACCCCTGTCAGCTGGAACAGGGCTGGCCGGCTTTACTGGGGTGGGGTTCGGTGGAACCGGTGGCTACAGTGGGATTTTGGAAAATTCCCGATGTTTAAGCCCCAGATTATCTTACGATGGCATCAGTTTCAGAAAAGCATACGAGGCCGAGGGGGCATCGGCTGCCACCTCGTACCCCGGACTCAACTCATTCTTCACTGACGCAGAGGACTTTATGGATGACGCGGGTGAAACTTCTATTCTGGACGAGGTTGAAATACTTGATCTCGAGGACATGGATTGTCTGAACGAGGAAGAGGACAGCTG GCTGTACGAGGCCAAGGTGAGCAGCCCGCTGCAGAAGGCCCTGAGCCCCATCGTGTGGTGTCGTCAGGCCCTGGACAACCCCAGCCCCGACATGGAGTCAGCCAAACGCTCCCTGCGCCACCGCCTGGACCTCACCATGACAG CTAACAAGCGTCGGAGCCTGTACGGCAGCCCCTACTCTGCTCCGGGGGGCTACGGAAGCCCGTACAGCCCAAACCCAGCCAGCAGCCCCTGCAGCAGCGGCTtcccctcgccctcctccacaccctgccggGGGCCCGTCGTCAGGCAGACCCTCCTGTTCAGCAACGCAG gtcaCCAGCGGGGGGCAGCAGAGAGGAACCCCCCGGCGCTGAGCCCCCAGAGCTCGGTGGACAGCGAGCTGAGCACGTCTGAGATGGACGAGGACTCTGTGGGCTCCACCACCACCTACAAGCTCAACGACGTCACCGACGTGCAGATCATGGCGCgcatgcaggaggaga gcctgcGTCAGGACTATGCCGCCACGGCGTCCAGGCGTAGCTCCGGTTCCTCCTGCCACTCCCTCAGGCGGAGCGCCTTCAGCGACCAGGAGCTGGACGCCCACAgcctggaggacgaggaggaggcccACCCGGCCttccacctgccctcctcctccgcccgcttctccccctccccgcgCGCCTCCCCCCGCGCCTCCCCCCGCTCGCGCTCCCCCGCCCGCTCCCTGGACCACGGCCACGGACGCGGCTCCCCGCAGCCGATCATCAGCCGGCTGCAGCAGCCACGCCACTCCCTGCAGGGGCACGGGGGAGACACGCAGACCAGCGTGGTGAAGAACGAAG agaagtTGAGGCGTAGCCTCCCTAACCTGACTCGGCCCAACCCGGCCCAGCAGGAGTCCAACAACAGGAGCTGTGAGACCAGCCTACACAACGGAGGCTCCCCCCGACACCAGAACCAGTCTGcta gccagcTCAGGTATCAcgccccccctcgctcctccccgaAAACCAAGCAGCAGCTACAGAGCCCATCAGCACTACAAG tcTCCTGTTGCTTTGGAGAAGAAGGGGATTTTA tgcCCTCCCCCAGCAAGCTGCGGATCCCCGCCACGccctcccccctggccctgaGGCAGCCCGTCAAGGCTCCCTCCACgcctggctccgcccctggctccgcccctggCTCCGCCCCCGGCTCCGCCCCCGGCTCCGGGACGTCGACGCCCACGCGGTCCCTGGCCCCGCCCCGCAGTGGCTTGCCCCGCCCCAGCGCCTccacgggaggaggggggggaggaatacCCTTGCCACGCAGCAAGCTGGCTCAGCCCGTACGCAG gtctctgccggccccccGGACCTACAGTGGGGTGAGAGACGCCAACTGGAAGGAAGGCTGTTACTGA
- the slain2 gene encoding SLAIN motif-containing protein 2 isoform X4 has translation MEDINSNINADLEVRKLQDLVKKLEQQNEQLRSRSTLLSSSGALSANNRPLSAGYDSPLSAGTGLAGFTGVGFGGTGGYSGILENSRCLSPRLSYDGISFRKAYEAEGASAATSYPGLNSFFTDAEDFMDDAGETSILDEVEILDLEDMDCLNEEEDSWLYEAKVSSPLQKALSPIVWCRQALDNPSPDMESAKRSLRHRLDLTMTANKRRSLYGSPYSAPGGYGSPYSPNPASSPCSSGFPSPSSTPCRGPVVRQTLLFSNAGHQRGAAERNPPALSPQSSVDSELSTSEMDEDSVGSTTTYKLNDVTDVQIMARMQEESLRQDYAATASRRSSGSSCHSLRRSAFSDQELDAHSLEDEEEAHPAFHLPSSSARFSPSPRASPRASPRSRSPARSLDHGHGRGSPQPIISRLQQPRHSLQGHGGDTQTSVVKNEEKLRRSLPNLTRPNPAQQESNNRSCETSLHNGGSPRHQNQSAMPSPSKLRIPATPSPLALRQPVKAPSTPGSAPGSAPGSAPGSAPGSGTSTPTRSLAPPRSGLPRPSASTGGGGGGIPLPRSKLAQPVRRSLPAPRTYSGVRDANWKEGCY, from the exons ATGGAGGATATCAACTCAAACATCAACGCGGATTTAGAAGTGCGGAAGCTACAGGACTTGGTAAAGAAACTCGAACAGCAAAATGAACAGCTTCGGAGTAGATCTACTCTCCTGTCTTCATCTGGAGCGTTGTCAGCGAATAACAGACCCCTCAGTGCGGGATACGACTCACCCCTGTCAGCTGGAACAGGGCTGGCCGGCTTTACTGGGGTGGGGTTCGGTGGAACCGGTGGCTACAGTGGGATTTTGGAAAATTCCCGATGTTTAAGCCCCAGATTATCTTACGATGGCATCAGTTTCAGAAAAGCATACGAGGCCGAGGGGGCATCGGCTGCCACCTCGTACCCCGGACTCAACTCATTCTTCACTGACGCAGAGGACTTTATGGATGACGCGGGTGAAACTTCTATTCTGGACGAGGTTGAAATACTTGATCTCGAGGACATGGATTGTCTGAACGAGGAAGAGGACAGCTG GCTGTACGAGGCCAAGGTGAGCAGCCCGCTGCAGAAGGCCCTGAGCCCCATCGTGTGGTGTCGTCAGGCCCTGGACAACCCCAGCCCCGACATGGAGTCAGCCAAACGCTCCCTGCGCCACCGCCTGGACCTCACCATGACAG CTAACAAGCGTCGGAGCCTGTACGGCAGCCCCTACTCTGCTCCGGGGGGCTACGGAAGCCCGTACAGCCCAAACCCAGCCAGCAGCCCCTGCAGCAGCGGCTtcccctcgccctcctccacaccctgccggGGGCCCGTCGTCAGGCAGACCCTCCTGTTCAGCAACGCAG gtcaCCAGCGGGGGGCAGCAGAGAGGAACCCCCCGGCGCTGAGCCCCCAGAGCTCGGTGGACAGCGAGCTGAGCACGTCTGAGATGGACGAGGACTCTGTGGGCTCCACCACCACCTACAAGCTCAACGACGTCACCGACGTGCAGATCATGGCGCgcatgcaggaggaga gcctgcGTCAGGACTATGCCGCCACGGCGTCCAGGCGTAGCTCCGGTTCCTCCTGCCACTCCCTCAGGCGGAGCGCCTTCAGCGACCAGGAGCTGGACGCCCACAgcctggaggacgaggaggaggcccACCCGGCCttccacctgccctcctcctccgcccgcttctccccctccccgcgCGCCTCCCCCCGCGCCTCCCCCCGCTCGCGCTCCCCCGCCCGCTCCCTGGACCACGGCCACGGACGCGGCTCCCCGCAGCCGATCATCAGCCGGCTGCAGCAGCCACGCCACTCCCTGCAGGGGCACGGGGGAGACACGCAGACCAGCGTGGTGAAGAACGAAG agaagtTGAGGCGTAGCCTCCCTAACCTGACTCGGCCCAACCCGGCCCAGCAGGAGTCCAACAACAGGAGCTGTGAGACCAGCCTACACAACGGAGGCTCCCCCCGACACCAGAACCAGTCTGcta tgcCCTCCCCCAGCAAGCTGCGGATCCCCGCCACGccctcccccctggccctgaGGCAGCCCGTCAAGGCTCCCTCCACgcctggctccgcccctggctccgcccctggCTCCGCCCCCGGCTCCGCCCCCGGCTCCGGGACGTCGACGCCCACGCGGTCCCTGGCCCCGCCCCGCAGTGGCTTGCCCCGCCCCAGCGCCTccacgggaggaggggggggaggaatacCCTTGCCACGCAGCAAGCTGGCTCAGCCCGTACGCAG gtctctgccggccccccGGACCTACAGTGGGGTGAGAGACGCCAACTGGAAGGAAGGCTGTTACTGA
- the slain2 gene encoding SLAIN motif-containing protein 2 isoform X3, which translates to MEDINSNINADLEVRKLQDLVKKLEQQNEQLRSRSTLLSSSGALSANNRPLSAGYDSPLSAGTGLAGFTGVGFGGTGGYSGILENSRCLSPRLSYDGISFRKAYEAEGASAATSYPGLNSFFTDAEDFMDDAGETSILDEVEILDLEDMDCLNEEEDSWLYEAKVSSPLQKALSPIVWCRQALDNPSPDMESAKRSLRHRLDLTMTANKRRSLYGSPYSAPGGYGSPYSPNPASSPCSSGFPSPSSTPCRGPVVRQTLLFSNAGHQRGAAERNPPALSPQSSVDSELSTSEMDEDSVGSTTTYKLNDVTDVQIMARMQEESLRQDYAATASRRSSGSSCHSLRRSAFSDQELDAHSLEDEEEAHPAFHLPSSSARFSPSPRASPRASPRSRSPARSLDHGHGRGSPQPIISRLQQPRHSLQGHGGDTQTSVVKNEEKLRRSLPNLTRPNPAQQESNNRSCETSLHNGGSPRHQNQSAISCCFGEEGDFMPSPSKLRIPATPSPLALRQPVKAPSTPGSAPGSAPGSAPGSAPGSGTSTPTRSLAPPRSGLPRPSASTGGGGGGIPLPRSKLAQPVRRSLPAPRTYSGVRDANWKEGCY; encoded by the exons ATGGAGGATATCAACTCAAACATCAACGCGGATTTAGAAGTGCGGAAGCTACAGGACTTGGTAAAGAAACTCGAACAGCAAAATGAACAGCTTCGGAGTAGATCTACTCTCCTGTCTTCATCTGGAGCGTTGTCAGCGAATAACAGACCCCTCAGTGCGGGATACGACTCACCCCTGTCAGCTGGAACAGGGCTGGCCGGCTTTACTGGGGTGGGGTTCGGTGGAACCGGTGGCTACAGTGGGATTTTGGAAAATTCCCGATGTTTAAGCCCCAGATTATCTTACGATGGCATCAGTTTCAGAAAAGCATACGAGGCCGAGGGGGCATCGGCTGCCACCTCGTACCCCGGACTCAACTCATTCTTCACTGACGCAGAGGACTTTATGGATGACGCGGGTGAAACTTCTATTCTGGACGAGGTTGAAATACTTGATCTCGAGGACATGGATTGTCTGAACGAGGAAGAGGACAGCTG GCTGTACGAGGCCAAGGTGAGCAGCCCGCTGCAGAAGGCCCTGAGCCCCATCGTGTGGTGTCGTCAGGCCCTGGACAACCCCAGCCCCGACATGGAGTCAGCCAAACGCTCCCTGCGCCACCGCCTGGACCTCACCATGACAG CTAACAAGCGTCGGAGCCTGTACGGCAGCCCCTACTCTGCTCCGGGGGGCTACGGAAGCCCGTACAGCCCAAACCCAGCCAGCAGCCCCTGCAGCAGCGGCTtcccctcgccctcctccacaccctgccggGGGCCCGTCGTCAGGCAGACCCTCCTGTTCAGCAACGCAG gtcaCCAGCGGGGGGCAGCAGAGAGGAACCCCCCGGCGCTGAGCCCCCAGAGCTCGGTGGACAGCGAGCTGAGCACGTCTGAGATGGACGAGGACTCTGTGGGCTCCACCACCACCTACAAGCTCAACGACGTCACCGACGTGCAGATCATGGCGCgcatgcaggaggaga gcctgcGTCAGGACTATGCCGCCACGGCGTCCAGGCGTAGCTCCGGTTCCTCCTGCCACTCCCTCAGGCGGAGCGCCTTCAGCGACCAGGAGCTGGACGCCCACAgcctggaggacgaggaggaggcccACCCGGCCttccacctgccctcctcctccgcccgcttctccccctccccgcgCGCCTCCCCCCGCGCCTCCCCCCGCTCGCGCTCCCCCGCCCGCTCCCTGGACCACGGCCACGGACGCGGCTCCCCGCAGCCGATCATCAGCCGGCTGCAGCAGCCACGCCACTCCCTGCAGGGGCACGGGGGAGACACGCAGACCAGCGTGGTGAAGAACGAAG agaagtTGAGGCGTAGCCTCCCTAACCTGACTCGGCCCAACCCGGCCCAGCAGGAGTCCAACAACAGGAGCTGTGAGACCAGCCTACACAACGGAGGCTCCCCCCGACACCAGAACCAGTCTGcta tcTCCTGTTGCTTTGGAGAAGAAGGGGATTTTA tgcCCTCCCCCAGCAAGCTGCGGATCCCCGCCACGccctcccccctggccctgaGGCAGCCCGTCAAGGCTCCCTCCACgcctggctccgcccctggctccgcccctggCTCCGCCCCCGGCTCCGCCCCCGGCTCCGGGACGTCGACGCCCACGCGGTCCCTGGCCCCGCCCCGCAGTGGCTTGCCCCGCCCCAGCGCCTccacgggaggaggggggggaggaatacCCTTGCCACGCAGCAAGCTGGCTCAGCCCGTACGCAG gtctctgccggccccccGGACCTACAGTGGGGTGAGAGACGCCAACTGGAAGGAAGGCTGTTACTGA
- the slain2 gene encoding SLAIN motif-containing protein 2 isoform X2 gives MEDINSNINADLEVRKLQDLVKKLEQQNEQLRSRSTLLSSSGALSANNRPLSAGYDSPLSAGTGLAGFTGVGFGGTGGYSGILENSRCLSPRLSYDGISFRKAYEAEGASAATSYPGLNSFFTDAEDFMDDAGETSILDEVEILDLEDMDCLNEEEDSWLYEAKVSSPLQKALSPIVWCRQALDNPSPDMESAKRSLRHRLDLTMTANKRRSLYGSPYSAPGGYGSPYSPNPASSPCSSGFPSPSSTPCRGPVVRQTLLFSNAGHQRGAAERNPPALSPQSSVDSELSTSEMDEDSVGSTTTYKLNDVTDVQIMARMQEESLRQDYAATASRRSSGSSCHSLRRSAFSDQELDAHSLEDEEEAHPAFHLPSSSARFSPSPRASPRASPRSRSPARSLDHGHGRGSPQPIISRLQQPRHSLQGHGGDTQTSVVKNEEKLRRSLPNLTRPNPAQQESNNRSCETSLHNGGSPRHQNQSASQLRYHAPPRSSPKTKQQLQSPSALQVPSPSKLRIPATPSPLALRQPVKAPSTPGSAPGSAPGSAPGSAPGSGTSTPTRSLAPPRSGLPRPSASTGGGGGGIPLPRSKLAQPVRRSLPAPRTYSGVRDANWKEGCY, from the exons ATGGAGGATATCAACTCAAACATCAACGCGGATTTAGAAGTGCGGAAGCTACAGGACTTGGTAAAGAAACTCGAACAGCAAAATGAACAGCTTCGGAGTAGATCTACTCTCCTGTCTTCATCTGGAGCGTTGTCAGCGAATAACAGACCCCTCAGTGCGGGATACGACTCACCCCTGTCAGCTGGAACAGGGCTGGCCGGCTTTACTGGGGTGGGGTTCGGTGGAACCGGTGGCTACAGTGGGATTTTGGAAAATTCCCGATGTTTAAGCCCCAGATTATCTTACGATGGCATCAGTTTCAGAAAAGCATACGAGGCCGAGGGGGCATCGGCTGCCACCTCGTACCCCGGACTCAACTCATTCTTCACTGACGCAGAGGACTTTATGGATGACGCGGGTGAAACTTCTATTCTGGACGAGGTTGAAATACTTGATCTCGAGGACATGGATTGTCTGAACGAGGAAGAGGACAGCTG GCTGTACGAGGCCAAGGTGAGCAGCCCGCTGCAGAAGGCCCTGAGCCCCATCGTGTGGTGTCGTCAGGCCCTGGACAACCCCAGCCCCGACATGGAGTCAGCCAAACGCTCCCTGCGCCACCGCCTGGACCTCACCATGACAG CTAACAAGCGTCGGAGCCTGTACGGCAGCCCCTACTCTGCTCCGGGGGGCTACGGAAGCCCGTACAGCCCAAACCCAGCCAGCAGCCCCTGCAGCAGCGGCTtcccctcgccctcctccacaccctgccggGGGCCCGTCGTCAGGCAGACCCTCCTGTTCAGCAACGCAG gtcaCCAGCGGGGGGCAGCAGAGAGGAACCCCCCGGCGCTGAGCCCCCAGAGCTCGGTGGACAGCGAGCTGAGCACGTCTGAGATGGACGAGGACTCTGTGGGCTCCACCACCACCTACAAGCTCAACGACGTCACCGACGTGCAGATCATGGCGCgcatgcaggaggaga gcctgcGTCAGGACTATGCCGCCACGGCGTCCAGGCGTAGCTCCGGTTCCTCCTGCCACTCCCTCAGGCGGAGCGCCTTCAGCGACCAGGAGCTGGACGCCCACAgcctggaggacgaggaggaggcccACCCGGCCttccacctgccctcctcctccgcccgcttctccccctccccgcgCGCCTCCCCCCGCGCCTCCCCCCGCTCGCGCTCCCCCGCCCGCTCCCTGGACCACGGCCACGGACGCGGCTCCCCGCAGCCGATCATCAGCCGGCTGCAGCAGCCACGCCACTCCCTGCAGGGGCACGGGGGAGACACGCAGACCAGCGTGGTGAAGAACGAAG agaagtTGAGGCGTAGCCTCCCTAACCTGACTCGGCCCAACCCGGCCCAGCAGGAGTCCAACAACAGGAGCTGTGAGACCAGCCTACACAACGGAGGCTCCCCCCGACACCAGAACCAGTCTGcta gccagcTCAGGTATCAcgccccccctcgctcctccccgaAAACCAAGCAGCAGCTACAGAGCCCATCAGCACTACAAG tgcCCTCCCCCAGCAAGCTGCGGATCCCCGCCACGccctcccccctggccctgaGGCAGCCCGTCAAGGCTCCCTCCACgcctggctccgcccctggctccgcccctggCTCCGCCCCCGGCTCCGCCCCCGGCTCCGGGACGTCGACGCCCACGCGGTCCCTGGCCCCGCCCCGCAGTGGCTTGCCCCGCCCCAGCGCCTccacgggaggaggggggggaggaatacCCTTGCCACGCAGCAAGCTGGCTCAGCCCGTACGCAG gtctctgccggccccccGGACCTACAGTGGGGTGAGAGACGCCAACTGGAAGGAAGGCTGTTACTGA